The genomic segment TCGTAGTCGAGGTCCCAGGCGCGGGGGTTGTCGATGTTGTTCACGCGGAAACAGAGCCAGCGACGGTTGCCGGTGTCGTCGGTGAGGAAGCGCTCCTGGTTGCCGGTGGCGCAGAGCGAGGCCAGGCATTGATGACACCCGGCTCAAACACGACATAGTGAAGACCTGGAGCACCCGCTACGTTTTGAGCATCCAAAGTATTCGCCAGACGAATCGGACCGTTGAAAGTCGGCAGCGTCATTGTCGTGTCTGGGGCAGTGAACATCAGACTGTCAATAGCCCGCTGATGTGCATACTCCACCATATCCAATCCATTGTAGTACTCGTCCGAAACAGAATTGTCGCTGTCATCAGATGCCTCTGTGAGTTTCCAAGTCGAATCGTAGATTACCACCTGCGAAAACCAATTGTCTTTTGTGGCACCATGCCAGTGGCGTACCCCTGCGGGAATCTGCAGCACATCGCCCCGACGCAGAATCTGTGCGGGTTTGCCATCCTCCTGATAAAGTCCCACGCCAGCCACCCGCTACCGTTTCTTCTATCCCATCACGCATAACGGGAAGAACATTATGCTCATAGCAGAATATGAAATGAGATGACATGGGAGGTCAGGGGTGCTACTACTATCCTTGCAGTACAATAAAAGCAGTAGGTTTTCCGTTTATATTTATGGATATAACTTAAAATATAATGAAGAGAAACGTTATCATATTAGCAATGCTTGCAATGCCGTTGATTGGCAATGCACAACGAGAAGTAGGTAGTTGGACACTGACGCCAAAAGTTGGTATCAACATCGCCAAGTTGACAGATCCGGACATCTATGTCGGCATTGACGGGGAGAAAATGGAATACACCAGCAAGGCTGGGCTTGTGGCTGGTGCAGAATTAGAGTATCAGCTGCGCGAAAGGTTCAGCCTGTCGGGTGGACTCCTTTATTCCAACCAGGGAACGAAGATGAAAGACAATTCACAATTCCATAACTCTTCATCCACGCTGCATTACCTTAATATCCCCTTGACGGCAAACTTCTACATCACTCCCGACTTTGCCTTTCACTTGGGCTTACAGCCAGGCTTTGCACTGAAGAAGCACATCCATGAGGAAATGCTTGATGAACATGGCAACTGGACTGTGACATCGAGCGATGACACCTGGTTCAAGACCTTTGACCTCAGCATCCCTATTGGCCTGTCGTACACGATAGGTGCCATACGGATAGATGTCCGCTATAACCTCGGCCTGACGAACGCTACAAAAATTGATGCAGTCAAGATTCACAACAGGGTCGTTCAGTTGACCGTTGGGTACAGATTTGAGCTATAACAAGGAATAGCCAAGATATGAAGAAAACCATCATCACCTTCCTACTAGCTCTTGTATTTCCAATTACTGCATCGGCACAACTTGAAAGCGTGAAGGAGTACCGAAGACATAAGAAATGTGGTGGTTATAAAAAAGTCTAAATTGAAGTGTCTACAAATGACCTTTGGAATAATAAATGTTGTGCAACACGCGTTTTTAATTAAAAAAGGAACGATGAAATATTCTCTTGTCATTATCTTCGTAACGTCACTGCTGGCTGCCTGTTCCAACAATGACGAAATCACTGTGACCCCTGACCATCCTCACACGTACCTCAATACAGGAAAACTACTCTCAATGGACGGCGGTAACGAGCACCTCGCATTTTCCTACGACTCAGAGGGAAGGGTCGCCTTTGCAGAACGAGTTGATTCCGGGTTGTTCCTTGTGAAGCAGCAAGCCGATTACCTCTACGACAATGATTGCATTTACGTCACGTTCCGGGAGTTCGCCCAACTACCAAACGGTGAGCACGATTCCAACTATACACGCGATTTCTGCCATTACGACACTCTCTTTCTTGCCAATGGAAGGGTAGACAGCTTGGCTGGTCATAGACCGTCATCAAGACATGTGCAAGCGAACCGATTCTTTTTCAAGTTCCACTACAACGAGCAGGGACAACTCATCTCCATAAGGAACGACAACTTCAATTATATTTATCAGGACAAAATAAATGAAACGCCTTGGTACACGGAACTATACACGCTGGAATGGCAGGACGGGAACATCACGAGACGAACCTGCACCATTCCACAGCAAAAGAAGACGATGATATGGAACTATTGCTATTCTGAATTGGTTGGCACAATGCCAGGCAGCGACCCCAGAGACATCTTATTCGACCTCATGCCGCTCTTCTCTACTGGTTTCTTTGGTTTCGAACCGTACAACTTGCTATTAAGCATAGAATCTGACGAGATTAAAGAGCAGATAGGCTACTTGCTTGACGAGCAGCAAATGGTCTTTCATGTGAAATCTACAGTTAACTTATCTGATGGATTACCACAACTATATGACTATCAAATCAAGTGGCAGAGTTCGTCCGTTCATTAGGCATAAATTTTAATTGCGGGATATGAGATGAGATGGGAAGACATAGGTTAGTAATATTAGAAATGACATTTATGAAACATTGGGGAACTATATTAAATTTCGTGCACTTTGCATTTATCTGTTTGATTATATGCGTAGCAGTGTGGATGTTGAGTGGTGACATTCAGAATTGGATGAAACTTGTCATTTATGCCATAACATTTGCAATACTTTTCCCTCTTATCCGTTACATAAAAAAGAATAAGAGTGAAAAGACGTGAGGTGTTATTCTTAGTGCTCATGGTCTGTGCATTACAAGCCAATGCGCAGACAGAGCAGGACGACAAGGGAATCTTGTCGGGGAATGATGCTGCCCTACAGACTATGGGATTTGTCAACCACCTGATGATAGACTCGGCGAAGTATGCCATTGATGCAATGAAGCCGAACTTACTGCCGACACCTACGGAAAGTTCCGGACTTTCTTACCTGAATATAGTCCACAATTTCCTTGACCGTCCAGTCTTGTGTGTCAATCCTATTCAGAGTGTTGTAGTACTGATCAATCAATTTTGAGGTTTGTTGAATAACGAAAGGGTCAAGAATATCCTTTTTGTTCCGACTCAGCCCCTTATCGTTAACCATCCATGATGTTCTCAGATAAGAGACTTTACGATTGTGGGCAAAACGTATGTACACGACATACATACCATCTTTCCTTTTTGATTTTACAGTAGCTTTTAATGTTGCCATATCAAATGTATATTATATGATTATACGCAATAGTGCGCATTCATATAATATAATTCAGGTTTCATAAGGCTCGCTCAAATCTAGGTAAATTTTACTATAGACCGACCTATTGACACACGGAAAAGTGTTTGCACAATGGTATGTACATTATGCATATAAAGCAAAAAAATCAGCCGCAATAACCGCACTCAAATTTTTGGTAAACAGGCTCGTTTTTTGGTAAACAAATTTGAAGCAGAACTACCTATTGGCACACGGAATGGCATTTCTCAAAAATATAATTAATTGTATATCAGTCATTTGTAATTTTAAAAATGTTTCCAGAAAAAACACGCTTTGGGGGAGACGCAAAAAAAAACGCAAGTACTTTGTTATCAAGCACTTGCGTTTTTAAGTATCTCAAAAATAAGAAATTTATTCACATTCTACGGCAGCCTGCGCGGCGGCTAACGAGAGCTGATTATCAGCACGTTACGGCAAATTGGGGAAACATTTGGGAAACATTATGAGCATGTACTGCACATTCTGCACCCGATTTCCTCAAAATATCCGACCATTTTTGCCACTTCGACTACTTTTCGATATTTTAATTGTTAAACACTATTGTTAGAACACAGATTGCATTACGACTTTTCAGCACGTTCTGCAAATTTTGCTTGCAAAATTAATAATTTCTCATGACATTACGTTTGTTTTGCACGTTTTTCTTGCAGAACGTGTCTGTTTTTAATATAAATTAAGGCAATAACCACATCCATTTACCAATTTCTTGTTTCGATTAAAAGAAAAATGGATGGAATTCAATGCCATAAGTTTAGGTTTAAGTTTAGATGTTCTTATATATATAATAAGTTGTAGTAAACCCAAATCAGAAGATTGAAGGTTTAATGTTTAAGTTTAGAGAGGCATGTATATATACATGGGTAAACGTAAACCTAAACTTTGCAGAATGAAACGACTTGATGTTTCCCCAAAAATCACATTTTTCTTTTTACTGAAGATGAACCGATTTATTCTCTCCCCTTCTCATTCCACTTTCCTTTTAACTGAAAAAACTGATCTCTTAAATCTCCCATTTCTACTTTCGTGAGACGATGAAATTAGGTTGCAATGGTAACTATTGTGCCTTCATCTACCCAAGGTAATCCGATTATATGACTCAAAATCTCCACTATTCGGTTTGTACTTGGTACCATAACCTTCATCGAGCACTTCACTGCCGAAGAAATTGCCCGCCTGCTGAAGCGCGAAGACCTATCGATTACGGATGTAGCCTATCAGCTGGATTTCAACACCACCAATTACTTCACCCGCTACGTGAAGCGCGTTCTTGGCATGACTCCCAGCCAGTATAAGGCAAAGTTTAGCGTAAAAAAATAGGGAAAATCACCCCATCAGTAATTTGTATACACCTTTCAGTAATTTGTTTAGCGATGGTTCGGTGAAATCGTCGTACCTTCGCAGCCGAGAATAAATAACAGTATTAATAACTTAAAAAAATTGCGGTTATGAAGAGAACAATTATCATTACGGGTGGTACAACAGGTATCGGTAAGGCTACGGCTTACCAGTTTGCAAAGAACGGTTGGAATGTGGTTATTACAAGTAGAAGTGAAAAGAAGGGTCAGGCATTCGTCGAGGAAGCCAAGAACGAGGGGTTGGATATGACCTTCTTCCAGTTGGATGTGACGAACGAGGAGCAGGTGGCTCAGGTCATCGAGCAGACGGTGGCCAAGTTCGGCAAGCTGGACAGCATTGTCAACAACTCTGGCATCTCGCTGGGTGCCGCACCGCTGGCTGACACCGAGACGGACGAGTTCAAGCAGCAGCTGGACACCAACGTCCTGGGCGTTTATTACGGCATGAAGTATGCCATCCGCGCCATGCTGAAGACGGGCGGTGGCACGATTGTCAATCTGGCATCTATCGCAGGACTCAACGGACTGATTTACACCGCACAATATTGCGCAACTAAGCACGCCGTGGTGGGACTGACCAAGGCTGCTGCCATCGACTACGCCCAGCAAGGTATCCGCATCAACGCCGTTGCTCCCGGAGCCATCAAGACCGACATCCTGAAGCACGCTATCGAGGCTGGGGCTTATGATGAGAAGGGCATTGCTGCCATCCATCCGATGAATCGCATGGGCGAGGTGCAGGACATTGCCCTGGCTATCTATTATCTGGCTAGTCCCGACAACAAATTCCTGACAGGTACCATCCTCAACGTTGACGGCGGTTATAATTGTAGATAATATGGAACTGATTGACTATACCAACAAATGGTTGACTGGCGAAATTCAGGAGGATCTGGCAATGGTTGCAGGAGGCGTGGTATGCCTCCTGCTGGCCCTTGTGGCATGGCGTTGGGGCTCGTCGGAGTCGGCTCGCGCCATCATTCTGCCATTGACGGTGGTGGCGGTAATCTTTATCGGAGGAGGAGCTGCATTAGCCTATAATAATCATCAGCGGAGCAAGCAGTTCGTGGAACAATACCAGGAGTCGCCTGAGAAGTTTCTGGAGAGCGAGAAGG from the Prevotella sp. E15-22 genome contains:
- a CDS encoding porin family protein, which gives rise to MKRNVIILAMLAMPLIGNAQREVGSWTLTPKVGINIAKLTDPDIYVGIDGEKMEYTSKAGLVAGAELEYQLRERFSLSGGLLYSNQGTKMKDNSQFHNSSSTLHYLNIPLTANFYITPDFAFHLGLQPGFALKKHIHEEMLDEHGNWTVTSSDDTWFKTFDLSIPIGLSYTIGAIRIDVRYNLGLTNATKIDAVKIHNRVVQLTVGYRFEL
- a CDS encoding helix-turn-helix domain-containing protein: MEHFTAEEIARLLKREDLSITDVAYQLDFNTTNYFTRYVKRVLGMTPSQYKAKFSVKK
- a CDS encoding SDR family NAD(P)-dependent oxidoreductase, which codes for MKRTIIITGGTTGIGKATAYQFAKNGWNVVITSRSEKKGQAFVEEAKNEGLDMTFFQLDVTNEEQVAQVIEQTVAKFGKLDSIVNNSGISLGAAPLADTETDEFKQQLDTNVLGVYYGMKYAIRAMLKTGGGTIVNLASIAGLNGLIYTAQYCATKHAVVGLTKAAAIDYAQQGIRINAVAPGAIKTDILKHAIEAGAYDEKGIAAIHPMNRMGEVQDIALAIYYLASPDNKFLTGTILNVDGGYNCR